From a region of the Daphnia pulicaria isolate SC F1-1A chromosome 1, SC_F0-13Bv2, whole genome shotgun sequence genome:
- the LOC124339791 gene encoding phosphatidylinositol 4-phosphate 5-kinase type-1 alpha-like isoform X9, whose amino-acid sequence MGSIQLGISHAVGGLASKPERDLLMQDFMTIETTNFYSQGSQLTPAHHYSDFRFKSFAPIAFRYFRDLFGIQPDDFLLSLCNEPLRELTNPGASGSIFYLSADDEFIIKTVQHKEGEFLMKLLLGYYMNLNQNPRTLLPKFFGLYCYICNSKNVRMVVMNNLLPSSIKLHEKYDLKGSTYKRKASKSERSKTVPTYKDLDFLELHPDGIMLEADTYTALIKTIQRDCRVLESFKIMDYSLLVAIHNLDLAAKEEAERRRNNSIGEEDSGEENGAVAGTSSGATAHPPPLVRSRSINRQKLVAHSTALESIQAESEPIDEEDDVPPGGIPARNAKGERLLVFLGIIDILQSYRLKKKLEHTLKAMIHDGDTVSVHRPGFYSQRFQNFMAKQVFRKVPSLDLPEFKGKHRKFRNLVSSYLALKHSPSKKKLTARTRATSVTDSAAPANYDQLAISQESASDTGSALPHPTGANSLSGPAPAVTFNNSVGGSGGSSAAGNSVGGGVGAGGSSSTPVNLPAVLKDRVPSNLRSGSGAGAGSRGPPPPVPPRSPKRVNIAVPTSQGGVSAGPTKVSFRPRASNEDGESRSLPSSSSSSSTPPPAFEEVLRSGPVERSRDQPSIVQGRTGSKSVSAPAKRSTETTVTRTWNSHAEAIRNPQGERSGKEIETSIISHTQELVCLTSHHVFSMSEVQLEVRSNSKASSLGSAEILRMASGVISGGHTPTPTWTEGTPSFTESSSSGELGFSGSPKMNQASSSSVRSRARVVREETSSEFHQDHEMVSSARIP is encoded by the exons ATGGGCTCCATCCAATTGGGTATCAGTCATGCAGTTGGAGGCCTGGCATCGAAACCTGAAAGAGATCTCTTGATGCAAGATTTCATGACCATTGAAACAACAAACTTTTATTCCCAAGGATCACAACTGACTCCAGCACATCATTACTCAGATTTTCGTTTCAAGTCATTCGCTCCCATCGCCTTCCGATATTTTCGTGATCTCTTCGGTATTCAGCCCGATGACTTTCTG ttatcGCTCTGTAACGAGCCGTTAAGAGAATTGACTAATCCGGGAGCTAGTGGATCTATTTTCTATCTGTCCGCCGACGATGAGTTTATCATAAAAACTGTACAACATAAAGAAGGAGAATTTCTTATGAAACTTCTACTTGGTTACTACATG aacCTCAATCAGAATCCTCGGACGCTACTGCCAAAATTTTTCGGTTTATATTGCTACATATGTAACTCGAAAAACGTGCGGATGGTAGTAATGAACAATTTACTACCGTCTTCCATTAAACTACATGAAAAATACGATCTCAAGGGTTCTACCTACAAGAGAAAA GCCTCGAAATCGGAAAGAAGTAAAACAGTTCCAACTTATAAGGATTTGGATTTTCTGGAATTGCATCCCGACGGAATTATGTTAGAAGCAGATACATACACCGCACTGATTAAGACCATTCAACGAGACTGTCGTGTTCTGGAAAGCTTTAAAATTATGGACTACAGTCTTTTGGTTGCAATTCACAATCTGGATCTGGCGGCTAAAGAAGAAGCCGAGCGCCGTCGCAACAATTCAATTGGCGAGGAAGACAGTGGAGAAGAGAATGGAGCTGTGGCTGGGACATCCTCTGGAGCGACGGCTCATCCACCACCTCTAGTTCGCAGCCGTTCCATCAATCGTCAAAAATTGGTGGCTCATTCCACTGCTTTAGAAAGTATCCAGGCAGAAAGTGAACCCATTGATGAGGAAGATGATGTTCC accCGGAGGCATCCCAGCTCGTAACGCCAAAGGTGAAAGGCTTCTCGTATTTCTAGGTATTATCGATATTTTGCAGAGCTATCGACTGAAGAAAAAGCTTGAACATACACTCAAGGCTATGATTCATGACGGG GACACAGTTTCAGTTCACCGTCCTGGCTTTTATTCGCAGCGTTTTCAAAACTTCATGGCCAAACAGGTCTTCAGAAAGGTGCCCTCGC TGGATTTGCCAGAATTTAAAGGCAAACATCGTAAATTCCGCAACTTGGTATCCAGCTACTTAG CTTTGAAACACTCACCTTCTAAGAAGAAACTGACAGCTCGGACACGAGCAACCTCCGTCACGGATAGTGCAGCTCCGGCGAATTACGACCAGCTCGCCATCAGCCAGGAATCAG CGTCGGATACTGGTTCAGCTTTGCCACATCCGACAGGAGCGAATTCATTGTCAGGACCAGCACCTGCAGTTACGTTCAACAATTCAGTGGGCGGATCCGGTGGTTCCAGCGCTGCCGGGAATAGTGTCGGGGGTGGCGTTGGCGCTGGCGGAAGTTCCAGTACGCCCGTCAATTTGCCAGCTGTCCTTAAAGATCGTGTGCCAAGCAACTTGAGGTCGGGTTCGGGGGCCGGAGCAGGCTCCAGGGGTCCACCTCCACCTGTTCCTCCGCGCTCGCCTAAGCGAGTTAACATTGCCGTGCCAACGTCTCAAGGAGGGGTGTCGGCTGGTCCGACTAAAg TGTCTTTTCGACCACGAGCCAGCAACGAAGATGGAGAATCTCGAAGCCtcccttcatcttcttcttcgtcatcgACTCCCCCTCCCGCCTTTGAGGAAGTTCTTCGTTCCGGGCCGGTGGAAAGATCCCGAGATCAGCCATCCATCGTTCAGGGACGAACCGGCAGCAAATCTGTTAGTGCTCCAGCGAAGAGGAGCACCGAGACAACTGTCACTAGAACTTGGAATTCCCACGCCGAAGCCATCAG GAATCCGCAAGGTGAACGTTCcggaaaagaaatcgaaactTCGATTATCAGTCATACCCAAGAGCTTGTTTGTTTGACAAGTCATCATGTCTTCAG CATGTCGGAAGTCCAGCTGGAGGTACGGTCGAATAGCAAAGCGTCATCGCTGGGAAGCGCGGAAATACTACGAATGGCCAGCGGTGTCATTTCCGGAGGCCACACACCAACTCCGACATGGACCGAAGGAACGCCTTCGTTCACTGAATCGTCTTCCTCGGGTGAACTAG GGTTTTCAGGATCGCCGAAAATGAACCAAGCGTCTAGCAGCTCTGTCCGCTCCCGCGCGAGAGTCGTCCGCGAAGAAACATCCTCGGAGTTTCATCAGGATCATGAAATGGTGAGTTCCGCTCGCATTCCGTGA
- the LOC124339791 gene encoding phosphatidylinositol 4-phosphate 5-kinase type-1 alpha-like isoform X10 — translation MSTSSSVVQLGAVSSMSGPHSILEIGERKENKHTPSEHDTSIQQEGSSLMENNHIKESASSSTPVNKPNQSSDPNDCVPEDDELGSEDVAAGISNKDKRPPPLEMAQDPSLAAGDGPKTPLSPRARSAGTLKTDREKKLGHRRVGEGGEVTYKKIHTSQIMGSIQLGISHAVGGLASKPERDLLMQDFMTIETTNFYSQGSQLTPAHHYSDFRFKSFAPIAFRYFRDLFGIQPDDFLLSLCNEPLRELTNPGASGSIFYLSADDEFIIKTVQHKEGEFLMKLLLGYYMNLNQNPRTLLPKFFGLYCYICNSKNVRMVVMNNLLPSSIKLHEKYDLKGSTYKRKASKSERSKTVPTYKDLDFLELHPDGIMLEADTYTALIKTIQRDCRVLESFKIMDYSLLVAIHNLDLAAKEEAERRRNNSIGEEDSGEENGAVAGTSSGATAHPPPLVRSRSINRQKLVAHSTALESIQAESEPIDEEDDVPPGGIPARNAKGERLLVFLGIIDILQSYRLKKKLEHTLKAMIHDGDTVSVHRPGFYSQRFQNFMAKQVFRKVPSLSFRPRASNEDGESRSLPSSSSSSSTPPPAFEEVLRSGPVERSRDQPSIVQGRTGSKSVSAPAKRSTETTVTRTWNSHAEAIRNPQGERSGKEIETSIISHTQELVCLTSHHVFSMSEVQLEVRSNSKASSLGSAEILRMASGVISGGHTPTPTWTEGTPSFTESSSSGELGFSGSPKMNQASSSSVRSRARVVREETSSEFHQDHEMVSSARIP, via the exons ATGAGCACAAGTTCATCCGTCGTACAACTGGGTGCCGTTTCGTCCATGTCAGGCCCACATTCAATCTTGGAGAttggtgaaagaaaagaaaataaacacacacctTCAGAACATGATACATCAATACAGCAAGAAGGCTCTTCTCTCATGGAGAACAATCATATCAAGGAATCTGCCAGCAGTTCAACTCCTGTGAACAAGCCTAATCAATCATCTGATCCAAACGATTGTGTTCCTGAGGATGATGAACTCGGTTCTGAAGATGTTGCTGCAGGCATTAGTAATAAGGATAAGAGACCACCTCCTCTTGAG ATGGCCCAAGATCCTAGCCTCGCAGCAGGGGATGGTCCTAAAACTCCCCTATCTCCAAGAGCTAGATCTGCTGGTACATTAAAAACAGATCGAGAAAAGAAACTTGGCCATCGGAGAGTAGGAGAGGGTGGTGAAGTCACCTACAAAAAA atACACACTTCACAAATTATGGGCTCCATCCAATTGGGTATCAGTCATGCAGTTGGAGGCCTGGCATCGAAACCTGAAAGAGATCTCTTGATGCAAGATTTCATGACCATTGAAACAACAAACTTTTATTCCCAAGGATCACAACTGACTCCAGCACATCATTACTCAGATTTTCGTTTCAAGTCATTCGCTCCCATCGCCTTCCGATATTTTCGTGATCTCTTCGGTATTCAGCCCGATGACTTTCTG ttatcGCTCTGTAACGAGCCGTTAAGAGAATTGACTAATCCGGGAGCTAGTGGATCTATTTTCTATCTGTCCGCCGACGATGAGTTTATCATAAAAACTGTACAACATAAAGAAGGAGAATTTCTTATGAAACTTCTACTTGGTTACTACATG aacCTCAATCAGAATCCTCGGACGCTACTGCCAAAATTTTTCGGTTTATATTGCTACATATGTAACTCGAAAAACGTGCGGATGGTAGTAATGAACAATTTACTACCGTCTTCCATTAAACTACATGAAAAATACGATCTCAAGGGTTCTACCTACAAGAGAAAA GCCTCGAAATCGGAAAGAAGTAAAACAGTTCCAACTTATAAGGATTTGGATTTTCTGGAATTGCATCCCGACGGAATTATGTTAGAAGCAGATACATACACCGCACTGATTAAGACCATTCAACGAGACTGTCGTGTTCTGGAAAGCTTTAAAATTATGGACTACAGTCTTTTGGTTGCAATTCACAATCTGGATCTGGCGGCTAAAGAAGAAGCCGAGCGCCGTCGCAACAATTCAATTGGCGAGGAAGACAGTGGAGAAGAGAATGGAGCTGTGGCTGGGACATCCTCTGGAGCGACGGCTCATCCACCACCTCTAGTTCGCAGCCGTTCCATCAATCGTCAAAAATTGGTGGCTCATTCCACTGCTTTAGAAAGTATCCAGGCAGAAAGTGAACCCATTGATGAGGAAGATGATGTTCC accCGGAGGCATCCCAGCTCGTAACGCCAAAGGTGAAAGGCTTCTCGTATTTCTAGGTATTATCGATATTTTGCAGAGCTATCGACTGAAGAAAAAGCTTGAACATACACTCAAGGCTATGATTCATGACGGG GACACAGTTTCAGTTCACCGTCCTGGCTTTTATTCGCAGCGTTTTCAAAACTTCATGGCCAAACAGGTCTTCAGAAAGGTGCCCTCGC TGTCTTTTCGACCACGAGCCAGCAACGAAGATGGAGAATCTCGAAGCCtcccttcatcttcttcttcgtcatcgACTCCCCCTCCCGCCTTTGAGGAAGTTCTTCGTTCCGGGCCGGTGGAAAGATCCCGAGATCAGCCATCCATCGTTCAGGGACGAACCGGCAGCAAATCTGTTAGTGCTCCAGCGAAGAGGAGCACCGAGACAACTGTCACTAGAACTTGGAATTCCCACGCCGAAGCCATCAG GAATCCGCAAGGTGAACGTTCcggaaaagaaatcgaaactTCGATTATCAGTCATACCCAAGAGCTTGTTTGTTTGACAAGTCATCATGTCTTCAG CATGTCGGAAGTCCAGCTGGAGGTACGGTCGAATAGCAAAGCGTCATCGCTGGGAAGCGCGGAAATACTACGAATGGCCAGCGGTGTCATTTCCGGAGGCCACACACCAACTCCGACATGGACCGAAGGAACGCCTTCGTTCACTGAATCGTCTTCCTCGGGTGAACTAG GGTTTTCAGGATCGCCGAAAATGAACCAAGCGTCTAGCAGCTCTGTCCGCTCCCGCGCGAGAGTCGTCCGCGAAGAAACATCCTCGGAGTTTCATCAGGATCATGAAATGGTGAGTTCCGCTCGCATTCCGTGA
- the LOC124339791 gene encoding phosphatidylinositol 4-phosphate 5-kinase type-1 alpha-like isoform X6 produces the protein MSTSSSVVQLGAVSSMSGPHSILEIGERKENKHTPSEHDTSIQQEGSSLMENNHIKESASSSTPVNKPNQSSDPNDCVPEDDELGSEDVAAGISNKDKRPPPLEMAQDPSLAAGDGPKTPLSPRARSAGTLKTDREKKLGHRRVGEGGEVTYKKIHTSQIMGSIQLGISHAVGGLASKPERDLLMQDFMTIETTNFYSQGSQLTPAHHYSDFRFKSFAPIAFRYFRDLFGIQPDDFLLSLCNEPLRELTNPGASGSIFYLSADDEFIIKTVQHKEGEFLMKLLLGYYMNLNQNPRTLLPKFFGLYCYICNSKNVRMVVMNNLLPSSIKLHEKYDLKGSTYKRKASKSERSKTVPTYKDLDFLELHPDGIMLEADTYTALIKTIQRDCRVLESFKIMDYSLLVAIHNLDLAAKEEAERRRNNSIGEEDSGEENGAVAGTSSGATAHPPPLVRSRSINRQKLVAHSTALESIQAESEPIDEEDDVPPGGIPARNAKGERLLVFLGIIDILQSYRLKKKLEHTLKAMIHDGDTVSVHRPGFYSQRFQNFMAKQVFRKVPSLDLPEFKGKHRKFRNLVSSYLALKHSPSKKKLTARTRATSVTDSAAPANYDQLAISQESASDTGSALPHPTGANSLSGPAPAVTFNNSVGGSGGSSAAGNSVGGGVGAGGSSSTPVNLPAVLKDRVPSNLRSGSGAGAGSRGPPPPVPPRSPKRVNIAVPTSQGGVSAGPTKVSFRPRASNEDGESRSLPSSSSSSSTPPPAFEEVLRSGPVERSRDQPSIVQGRTGSKSVSAPAKRSTETTVTRTWNSHAEAIRHLWLGIRKVNVPEKKSKLRLSVIPKSLFV, from the exons ATGAGCACAAGTTCATCCGTCGTACAACTGGGTGCCGTTTCGTCCATGTCAGGCCCACATTCAATCTTGGAGAttggtgaaagaaaagaaaataaacacacacctTCAGAACATGATACATCAATACAGCAAGAAGGCTCTTCTCTCATGGAGAACAATCATATCAAGGAATCTGCCAGCAGTTCAACTCCTGTGAACAAGCCTAATCAATCATCTGATCCAAACGATTGTGTTCCTGAGGATGATGAACTCGGTTCTGAAGATGTTGCTGCAGGCATTAGTAATAAGGATAAGAGACCACCTCCTCTTGAG ATGGCCCAAGATCCTAGCCTCGCAGCAGGGGATGGTCCTAAAACTCCCCTATCTCCAAGAGCTAGATCTGCTGGTACATTAAAAACAGATCGAGAAAAGAAACTTGGCCATCGGAGAGTAGGAGAGGGTGGTGAAGTCACCTACAAAAAA atACACACTTCACAAATTATGGGCTCCATCCAATTGGGTATCAGTCATGCAGTTGGAGGCCTGGCATCGAAACCTGAAAGAGATCTCTTGATGCAAGATTTCATGACCATTGAAACAACAAACTTTTATTCCCAAGGATCACAACTGACTCCAGCACATCATTACTCAGATTTTCGTTTCAAGTCATTCGCTCCCATCGCCTTCCGATATTTTCGTGATCTCTTCGGTATTCAGCCCGATGACTTTCTG ttatcGCTCTGTAACGAGCCGTTAAGAGAATTGACTAATCCGGGAGCTAGTGGATCTATTTTCTATCTGTCCGCCGACGATGAGTTTATCATAAAAACTGTACAACATAAAGAAGGAGAATTTCTTATGAAACTTCTACTTGGTTACTACATG aacCTCAATCAGAATCCTCGGACGCTACTGCCAAAATTTTTCGGTTTATATTGCTACATATGTAACTCGAAAAACGTGCGGATGGTAGTAATGAACAATTTACTACCGTCTTCCATTAAACTACATGAAAAATACGATCTCAAGGGTTCTACCTACAAGAGAAAA GCCTCGAAATCGGAAAGAAGTAAAACAGTTCCAACTTATAAGGATTTGGATTTTCTGGAATTGCATCCCGACGGAATTATGTTAGAAGCAGATACATACACCGCACTGATTAAGACCATTCAACGAGACTGTCGTGTTCTGGAAAGCTTTAAAATTATGGACTACAGTCTTTTGGTTGCAATTCACAATCTGGATCTGGCGGCTAAAGAAGAAGCCGAGCGCCGTCGCAACAATTCAATTGGCGAGGAAGACAGTGGAGAAGAGAATGGAGCTGTGGCTGGGACATCCTCTGGAGCGACGGCTCATCCACCACCTCTAGTTCGCAGCCGTTCCATCAATCGTCAAAAATTGGTGGCTCATTCCACTGCTTTAGAAAGTATCCAGGCAGAAAGTGAACCCATTGATGAGGAAGATGATGTTCC accCGGAGGCATCCCAGCTCGTAACGCCAAAGGTGAAAGGCTTCTCGTATTTCTAGGTATTATCGATATTTTGCAGAGCTATCGACTGAAGAAAAAGCTTGAACATACACTCAAGGCTATGATTCATGACGGG GACACAGTTTCAGTTCACCGTCCTGGCTTTTATTCGCAGCGTTTTCAAAACTTCATGGCCAAACAGGTCTTCAGAAAGGTGCCCTCGC TGGATTTGCCAGAATTTAAAGGCAAACATCGTAAATTCCGCAACTTGGTATCCAGCTACTTAG CTTTGAAACACTCACCTTCTAAGAAGAAACTGACAGCTCGGACACGAGCAACCTCCGTCACGGATAGTGCAGCTCCGGCGAATTACGACCAGCTCGCCATCAGCCAGGAATCAG CGTCGGATACTGGTTCAGCTTTGCCACATCCGACAGGAGCGAATTCATTGTCAGGACCAGCACCTGCAGTTACGTTCAACAATTCAGTGGGCGGATCCGGTGGTTCCAGCGCTGCCGGGAATAGTGTCGGGGGTGGCGTTGGCGCTGGCGGAAGTTCCAGTACGCCCGTCAATTTGCCAGCTGTCCTTAAAGATCGTGTGCCAAGCAACTTGAGGTCGGGTTCGGGGGCCGGAGCAGGCTCCAGGGGTCCACCTCCACCTGTTCCTCCGCGCTCGCCTAAGCGAGTTAACATTGCCGTGCCAACGTCTCAAGGAGGGGTGTCGGCTGGTCCGACTAAAg TGTCTTTTCGACCACGAGCCAGCAACGAAGATGGAGAATCTCGAAGCCtcccttcatcttcttcttcgtcatcgACTCCCCCTCCCGCCTTTGAGGAAGTTCTTCGTTCCGGGCCGGTGGAAAGATCCCGAGATCAGCCATCCATCGTTCAGGGACGAACCGGCAGCAAATCTGTTAGTGCTCCAGCGAAGAGGAGCACCGAGACAACTGTCACTAGAACTTGGAATTCCCACGCCGAAGCCATCAG ACATCTTTGGTTAGGAATCCGCAAGGTGAACGTTCcggaaaagaaatcgaaactTCGATTATCAGTCATACCCAAGAGCTTGTTTGTTTGA